Genomic DNA from Pelosinus sp. UFO1:
GTTTTATCTAACGGACAAGTAACTGCTGAATTAAGTGGGGATGAGATTAGAGAGGAAGCTCTTGTTAAGGCTTCAGGTGTAGGGCATCACGCAACGAAAGTTAAGAATATTTCTTAAGAGTAAAAGGAGACTACCTACTATGAGCAAAATAATGAATCAGATAGAAGGAGTACATACAAAAAACGTGTCACTAGGGATGCTTTTATTAAAAGCTAGAACGTTTATAGCCTTAATTCTTTTAATTATTATATTTAGCTTTCTTACACCAAGTTTTTTGTCGGCAAATAGTCTAATACTCATAGCTAAGCATGTTGCCCTCTATGCTTTGTTGGGCATTGGTATGACCCTTGTTATTATTAGTGGTGGAATTGACTTATCAGTGGGCTCTATTGTTGGGCTTGCTGGGATGATTGCGGGCGGGCTTATTCATGAGGGATTACGGCTTAATATGTTTGGAGTTACTATTTATTTTAATGTATTTATTATCATGCTCTTTGCATTATTGATGGGAACAGGTGTAGGGGCTGTCAACGGACTGCTAATTACTAAATTTAATGTAGCTCCCTTTATAGCAACCTTAGGTACCATGTACGCGGCTAGAGGATTTGCCTTAATTCGTTCTAATGGAGAAACTTTCCCCAATCTAGTGGGTAATTCCAGCTTGGGTAATGAAGGCTTTCCTATCTTAGGTGCGGGCAGTGTTTTAGGAATACCTATTTCCATTTGGCTTATGATTCTTGTTGGCCTAGCTGTAGCGTATCTTCTTAAGAAAACACCTTGGGGCTGGCATATCTTTGCCGTAGGCGGAAATGAAAAAGCAGCTAAACTTTCTGGGATTCGAGTAAATCGGGTTAAAATGTTAGTCTACATGGTTTCTGGTTTCTGCTCTGCCTTGGTAGGGCTAATTGTATCCTCCCAGTTGGTAGCAGCTCATCCAGCCACCGGAAATACCTGGGAAATGAATGCGATTGCCGCAGCCGTATTAGGGGGAACATCTATGGCTGGTGGTATCGGAACCATCGGTGGGACACTCATTGGTGCATTTGTTATTGGCGTATTAAGTGATGGTATGGTTATGATCGGCGTTTCCGAATTCTGGCAGATG
This window encodes:
- a CDS encoding ABC transporter permease, whose translation is MSKIMNQIEGVHTKNVSLGMLLLKARTFIALILLIIIFSFLTPSFLSANSLILIAKHVALYALLGIGMTLVIISGGIDLSVGSIVGLAGMIAGGLIHEGLRLNMFGVTIYFNVFIIMLFALLMGTGVGAVNGLLITKFNVAPFIATLGTMYAARGFALIRSNGETFPNLVGNSSLGNEGFPILGAGSVLGIPISIWLMILVGLAVAYLLKKTPWGWHIFAVGGNEKAAKLSGIRVNRVKMLVYMVSGFCSALVGLIVSSQLVAAHPATGNTWEMNAIAAAVLGGTSMAGGIGTIGGTLIGAFVIGVLSDGMVMIGVSEFWQMVIKGLVIVIAVIVDQFQRNMENKLALEGKNS